Part of the Caulifigura coniformis genome, ACAGGCTGCCGACGCGCCCGGAACTGGAGACACGGGCGAAGTCCTCGGACAAGCTCGATGCCAGGCTCGCCACGGAACTACTGGAACGTCTCGACGCCGGGGAAGCGCTGCCGAAGGACTACCCCTATCCGGTGCAGGTGATCCGGTTGGGGAGCGACCTCACTCTCGTCGCCCTCGGAGGCGAGGTCGTCGTCGACTACTCGCTCCGACTGCAGCGCGACATCAATGACGCGGTCGTCTGGGTTGCCGGTTACAGCAACGATGTGATGACCTATATCCCGAGCCGCCGCGTCTGGGATGAAGGAGGTTACGAAGGTGGCGACGCCATGAAATGGAACCTCTTTCCCGCACGCTGGCATCCCGATCTCGAAGAAGACATCGTCAAGGCCGTCCTGGACGTCCGAAAAGATCTCGAGTGACGTTCACGGCAGCCAGCGGGCGCGCCTCAACAGGTGGCCCGCAGCTTCACGACACCCCTGACCTCTCGGAAGAAGGATTCCAACGTGTGGACGCGGCGAGTCAGGCACGGAATCGGAGCAGTGCTCTCAGCGATCATCGTGGCATCAGCGGGCTGCGCCCCGGCGCCGCTGACCGTTGAGGGCAACCAGGCCGCAGCCTCAAAGGAGGCCGTCGCCGACGACTCTCTTGTCCAGTATTCGCTCATCACGGCCCTCGCGGCGGGCGACTACGCGGACGGCGTTTCGCTGCGCGACATGCTGGCGGATGGTGATTTCGGGATCGGCACGTTCGATCAGCTCGAGGGAGAATTGATCCTGCTCGAGGGGAAAGTTTTCCAGGCGCTGGCGGACGGGACGGTGAAGGAGCCCGACCCGAATCGCTCGACTCCCTTCGCGGCGGTGACCTACTTTCAGGAAGACGGCCGCATGGACGACCTTTCCGTCGCCACGCTCCAGCACCTGGACGAATTGCTCGATGATCGCCTCCCGCGGCGCAACTCGCCGTACGCCGTCAGGATCGACGCGATGTTCGACCAGCTCACGCTTCGGAGCGTGCCCGCGCAGTCCGAGCCTTTTCCGCCGCTGGTGGAAGTGGTCAAAACGCAGGCGGTCTGGGAGAA contains:
- the budA gene encoding acetolactate decarboxylase, with protein sequence MLSAIIVASAGCAPAPLTVEGNQAAASKEAVADDSLVQYSLITALAAGDYADGVSLRDMLADGDFGIGTFDQLEGELILLEGKVFQALADGTVKEPDPNRSTPFAAVTYFQEDGRMDDLSVATLQHLDELLDDRLPRRNSPYAVRIDAMFDQLTLRSVPAQSEPFPPLVEVVKTQAVWEKKSVRGTMIGFRCPTWVGTLNVPGYHWHFLSDDRKSGGHVLGCQFQKATLTYDECESLLIRIPESKRFDAFNAAEIKKTDIDVIERQRAEEGKK